TACCTTTAACCCCTGTGAGAAACCCTGTAGCATACAGATACCTTTAGCCCCTGTGAGAAACCCTGTAGCATACAGATACCTTAGCCCCTGTGAGAAACCCTGTAGCATACAGATACCTTTAACCCCTGTGAAAAACAAGATGGAAACCCTGTAGCATACAGATACCTTTAACCCCTGTGAGAAACCCTGTAGCATACAGGTACCTTTAGCCCCTGTGTAAAACAAGATGGAAACCCTGTAGCATACAGATACCTTTAGCCCCTGTGTAAAACAAGATGGAAACCCTGTAGCATACAGATACCTTTAACCCCTGTGAGAAACCCTGTAGTATACAGATACCTTTAACCCCTGTGAAAAACAAGATGGAAACCCTGTAGCATACAGATACCTTTAACCCCTGTGAGAAACCCTGTAGCATACAGGTACCTTTAACCCCTGTGAGAAACAAGATGGAAACCCTGTAGCATACAGGTACCTTTAACCCCTGTGAAAACAAGATGGAAACCCTGTAGCATACAGGTACCTTTAACCCCTGTGAAAAACAAGATGGAAACCCTGTAGCATACAGATACCTTTAACCCCTGTGAGAAACAAGATGGAAACCCTGTAGCATACAGATACATTTAACCCATGTGAGAAACCCTGTAGCATACAGATACCTTTAACCCCTGTGAGAAACCCTGTAGCAAACAGGTACCTTTTTAAACCCCTGTGAAAAACAAGGAAACCCACATCTACCGTAGCCAAATCGAACCCTATTTCGTAgatggtgcactacatttgaccatggCCCCATATgcctctggtcagaagtagtgtacaaaacattaagaacacctgctcttaaCATgcccacagactgaccaggtgaaagctatgatcctttatggatgtcacctgttaaatccacttcaatcagtgtagatgaaaagggaggagacagaccgGTTAAATGATTTTTAAGCATCACGACAATTGAGACatgcattgtgtatgtgtgccattcaggtggtgaatgggtaagacaaaatattgaagtgtctTTAAACGGGGTAgggtagtaagtgccaggcgcaccggtttgagtgtgccaAGAAATGCGACGCtgatgggtttttcacactcgaCAGTTTCCCCGTGTGTATCAAAGAATGGGtcgacatccagccaatttgacacaactgtgggaagcgttggagtcaacatggggccaGCGTCCCTGTAGAACACTTTgaacaccttgtggagtccatgacCCTGACAAATGTATTCTGTTTCTGAGGGCGTAGCGGGGTCCAACTCaagattaggaaggtgttcttaatgttttgtacactctgtgcaTAGGGCACGGGTCAGATTAGGATCTCAAGGAATTCAGATACAAATGTGTTTTATGTAGGAAATCTGTTCACTAAGTATTCCCAcaaatttaatttttattttattttaccttttattaaaccaggtaggctagttgagaacaagttctcatttacaactacgacctgaATAAAGCCATAACAATCTCATTTTTGGAGTTTTAGCTATAGTCAATTTGTAgtgtacaattttttttataattATGCCCAGACAAAAACCGTCCCGCAGCTGAACGTACTTGCCTagggaataggtgccatttgagagaccAAACCAGACGTGTTCAGTCATGTACTGTCATGCATCCCATTCTCCACTAGAGGGCAGCAGAGTTAACTCAGAAGGTCTCTGTGGCAGACTGAAAACTACAGGCAGCTGGTGTCATCGACTGCTGGATAGTCATAGCTGTGTATATCCATGGTGTTttcaacattttttttacatgaaCTTTTGACAAATTTGAATTTCTGTCATTTAAGGCAAAACATGGCTTTCTAACATCAAGTTAAGGATCATTTTACCTCCATCTTGCCTGACACCTTAGACCCCCATCCAattttgcataccaccccaatagatccacagacaatggcattacactgccctatcccatctggacaagaggaatacctatgtaagaatgctgttcattgactacagctcagcattcaacaccatagtaccctccaagctcatcattcaGCTTGAGGCTCTAGGTCTGAACACCGCCCTGTACAACtgggttctggacttcctgatgtgccgcccccaggtggtgaaggtaggaaacaacatctccactttgcggatcctcaacacagggggccCCAcaagccccctcctgtactccctgttcacccatgactgcgtggccagactccaactcaatcatcaagtttgcagacgacacaacagtagtaggcctgattacaagCAATGACGAGACATCCTCTAGGAAGGAGGTGAGAgtcctggtggagtggtgccaggaaaaataacctctccctcgacgtcaacaaaatgaaggatcTGATCGTtgactacaggagacagcagagagatccCGCCCCCCATCCACAACGACAGGGCCGCAGgggagagggtcaaaagcttcaagttcctcggcgtacacaacactgacaatctgaaatggtccaccgacacagacagtgtggtgaagaaagcgcAACAGCTAAAGAAATTTGACTTAACCCCTAAGACCCTCAAACTTttatagatgcacaattgagagcatcctgccgggctgtatcaccgcctggtacggaaaccGCACTGACCGCAAccacaggtctctccagagggtggtgcggtctgcccagcgTGTTAACGgatgcacactgcctgccctccaggacacccgacgtcacaggaaggccaaaaaatatcatcaaggacatcaaccacccgtgCCAcggtctgttcaccccgctatcatccaaaaggcatggtcagtacaggtgcatcatggGACTGAGAAACTCACCCTTCTCATTCTGGTTTTCATTCCCTGATTTTAATATAAATAAAGAAGGAAATACACATTACTAGGATGTTTTTGTTACTTTTCATTTAACAGCATACAATTCTCTTAGATATAATGATTGTCTTTGGTGACATTTTGTCAAAGGGTAGTCTTTTGCCTTTTGTTGCAAATTAGGGATGATACTTTGTTTTTATGTTACTTTATTTGGGATTTATTTTATACTGGACACAAAAATAGAAGCgtaacatacaacaatttcaaatattttactgcatAACAGTTCATGTGAGGAAATTTGTCCATTTTAAGTAtcttcacatgactgagaatacagatatacatttgttggtcacagaccaaaagtatgttgaacatcttattccaaaatcattggcatttagtatggatttggtccccccttttgctccactcttctgggaaggctttccactagatgtttggaACATTACtccagggacttgcttccattcaggcacaagagcattagtgaggtcggggacTAATGTTGGGTgatttaggcctggcttgcagtcggtgttccaattcatcccataggtgttcaatggggttgaggtcagggctctgtgcaggccagtcaagttcttccacaccgatttttGACAAACCATtggacctcgttttgtgcacgggggcattgtcatgctgaaacggaAAAGGGCCCTTCCAAAACTGTtgacacagaatcgtctagaatgtcattgtatgctgtagcgttaagatttcccttcactggaactaaggggcctgaaccatgaaaaacagccccagaccattattcctcctccaccaaaccttaGTTGGCACtctagagaacgcgtttccactccagagtccaatggtggcgagctttacaccactccagcagctttacaccactccagccgacagccatggaaacccatttcatgaagctccagacaaacagttattgtgctgacgttgcatccagaggcagtttggaactcggcagtgagtgttgcaatcgaggacagacgatttttacgtgcttcagcactcgccggTACCGTTCtgggagcttgtgtggcctaccactttgcggttgagccgttgttgctcttaggcgttgccacttcacaataacagcacttacagttgaccctggcagctctagcagggaagaaatttaacaaactgacttgttgttaAGGGGACATCCTATGAtgatgccacattgaaagtcagagctcttcagtgaggccatttctactgccaatgtttgtctatggagattgcatggctgtgtgctcgattttatacacctgttttatttatttgtattttatttaaccaggtaggccagttgagaacaagttctcatttacaactgcaacctggccaagataaatcaaagcagtgctacaaaaacaacacagagttacacaaacaaacgtacagtcaataacacaatagaaaaagtctatatacagtatgtgcaaatgtagtaagattagggaggcaaggcaataaataggccatagaggcgaaataattacaatttagcagtaatactggagtgatagatgtgcagatgatgatgtacaagtagagatactggggtgcaaaagagcaaaaataaataacaatatggggatgaggtagttgggtgtgctatttacatatTGGCTATGGACAGGTACAGTGATCGTTAAAGTTAGAGGGAGAtatgactccagcttcagtgctttttgcaattcgttccagtcattggcagcagagaactggaaggaaaaccTGTCAGTAATGGGTTtggctgaatccactcatttgaaggggtgtccacatacttttgtgtgtgtgtgtgtgtatatatatatatagtgttccTTAAAGGTacgggtgtggatcagaaaaccagtcagtatctggtgtgaccaacatttgcctcatgcagcacgacacatgtccttcacatagagttgatcaggctgttgattgtggcctgtggaatgttgtcccactcctattccgtggctgtgtgaagttgctggatattggcaggagcTGGTACACACAAACGTACACtccaatccagagcatcccaaacatgctcaatgggtaacatgtctggtgaggatgcaggccatggaagaacagtTGCATTCTCCAACACAACACCATAaacgtggttgtgaggccagttggacggactgctaaattctctaaaacgatggaggcggcttatagtagagaaattaacatttaattatctggcaacagttctggtggacattcctgcagtcagcatgccgatTACACGCTCCgttaacttgagacatctgtgacattgtgttgtgacacaactgcacattttagtggccttttattgcccacagcacaaggtgcacctgtgtaatgatcatgctgttttaaatcagcttcttgatatgccacaccagtcAGGTGGATCGATTTTTATCTTGGCAAAGTATAAAATGCCCactaaacagggatgtaaacacattttatGCACACAATGAGAAAGACGTTTTTATTGGGATttgtggaaaatgtctgggatcttttatttcagctcatgatacatgggaccaacacttttacgtgtttaatatttttatttagttaTCAATAACGTATGTTGTTGCTCTGTGTTGCAGTGGATTCTGAAGATGGTGTAGTAACCATTGGAGCTCCAGGAATCCTCACCTTGGAGGCAGATTTCCTTCTGGGACACGACCTTGAGTTTTGTGACTCCGACCATGACAAGATCCTAGGCCTGGACGACAAGTACTCAGGTTGGtacttcatttatttatttatttatttattaaagctTTATTTGCCCAGCTTAGTCACAATTTAGGTCAAATCTCTCTGGTGTGAGGGAGACCTGGGGCCTGAATTTATAAAGTGTTTCTGAGAGTGTTGCTGTCCTGGAATCAGTTTAGCACTTCTAACGTGGTGCTTTATTATAGTCGCATCAAACCCGGTTGAAACTCCAATGTTTTAAAATTAAAAATATCCCTAACACCTTACTGTTATCTGACACCAAAGTCGATGACAATTGGCAAATCAACTTGATTGTGGGTACGCAGCACACTCCCCGCCTCTCGTCATGATCCGTCCTGCCACCCCACCAAGATCTACTCTACCGGATTTTTGACAGGGTCGTTAGCATTAGGGTCATCAGTTATTTATTTTCTCCAGctctttatttaatttttttgtcCTCAtgtttgtgtagtaaatatttcagttttttttttttcatgtcaAACACATTTTTTGCATTCCATGTCtaaataaaacttgatttgatcTGACAATTTGTTGTTCAAACGTAGTTCAAGTATTAACTTCAGACGTCAGATCAAAACGACAGCGTCCATAAAGTGACAATTTTATTTAGATCGATTTGGACTGAGTATATTTCTAGGTGCAACAGTTAAGATTAAATTGACAGTTTACGTGCACATTTCTGcccaatttaaaaaaacaaaaacaatgctACATTTTTTGTAGCATTTCAGAAGAATCTGAGTTGTAAAACCGTTGCAATTCAGTTGCTTTGCAACAGTAGCGGCTCGCTAGCAGGCGGCCAGCGGCTCGCTAGCAGGCGGCCAGCGGCTCGCTAGCAGGCGGCCAGCGGCTCGCTAGCAGGCGGCCAGCGGCTCGCTAGCAGGCGGCCAGCGGCTCGCTAGCAGGCGGCCAGCGGCTCGCTAGCAGGCGGCCAGCGGCTCGCTAGCAGCTGTAGCTAACGCCAGTTGGATGAGAAGCAAAATGATGGAAGGGTTTTCATGGCTGAAGTCATCTGTGTAATTAGAGCACAAACATAAGTTGGCGAACCTCCTTGGCTGCTGTTATAGCCAGCTCTGGGAAAACTGCCATGCTGCTAATTTATAATACACCAGAATGTTGCTGTTTAAAAGATCCAGAGAGCAAATTCTAGCCCTTATGTATTAATTCCGTATGCTCCCTCCACTCTAAATTACATTTTCTTATTGTCATTATTATCCAGATTGTACTCTGACTGATCCACACAGTGCCGAGTTACTTTTCAATTCTGTTCCCGAAAACCTGAATTCGCCATCAACAAGTAAAAAGTAGCAGGGATGCATACGAGTTGTACACGAAGCAATCCACGtgaaatcatcatcatcatcatcttttcTTGCTTGCTGGACCTGTTTCGTAGTATAACGAAAATGTCATGCTTGCTAACATGGTTAGATATGTGCTCAAATGAAAGTTTAACacatcaatttttttttttttttttttttaccaaacaaGATAATGAAACGTTCAATTAGTACGGAGTTAATTAACAAACATTGGAGTGAACGCGTGTCATTTTTTCTTTAATAGTACATTTTACGCTACAGGGATCGTagctcacctgggatttgaaggTCCTGGGTTTGCCTACCGGATTTTTTGACCATTCTCTTTCCTGTATAGTTTGACACCTTCCTTCCTTTCCTGACACACCGGCACGAAaacgcactgtgtgtgtgtgtgtgcttattttCATTAATTAGGTGTCTCTCTTTAAAGAGCCTTTGGCTTCGTTGAGTTGCCAGGGACGACGCGTACTAGTCAGCACTAGTCAGAGGAGAGAACGGTGGGAGAGACCAGCTCCCGAACTCTCAAGGAAGACGTTACAAATGTTTACAACCTGTGCACCTTCTCTCTTTCAGGCACCACTTTGTCATTTTGAGAAGCTAAGAAATTTGTTAAGCTGGCTCACGTGGAGCTGACAAAACAGCTATTTGAGAAGGTTTGACTCCTAAGCAACCTGCCTACACATTGTTGGGagtacagtagaccaacatagcTACTTGCAGTAGGTGAAAGCTGTGTGCTTGGAAAACcctggtagagcatgggtgaagTAGGCATATGTACTTGTGAATTTCCAGTTTCAGACCGATGCCTACTTCTCAATTTAaaacgtttttattttatttgtattttttattcataAAGGTCCATGATAGCATCATGTCACGGAGGTCCAAAAGTTACTACTGAATTCAAGACCCATTTGAGATGTGCCAGAGACCACCAAACCTAGAATGGCTGGTGTCAAGGGCTTGAGGCTATGCCTGAGTTATCTGCATCACCTGCATGTTAGCCTAGTTAGGTTTTGGACTGATGCCTTGTCTCCTTTCAGGGATGGCCATGAGTATGAGTACCGGAATGGATTTCAAAGGCTCAATCTTTTTTTTCAAATACTGTAAAACTATTTGGTGGAATGtgctttgtggcctgctggaggtcattttgcagggctctggcagtgctcctcattgcacaaaggcggaagtagcggtcctgctgctgggttgttgccctcctacggcctcctccgcgtctcctgatgtactggcctgtctcctggtagcgcctccatgctctggacactacgctgacagacacagcaaacctttttgccacagctcgcattgatgtgccatcctggatgagctgcactacctgagccacttgtgtgggttgtagactccgtctcatgctaccactagagtgagagcaccgccagcattcaaaagtgaccaaaacatcagccaggaagcataggaactgagaagtggtctgtggtcaccacctgcagaatcactcctttattgggggtgtcttgctaattgcctataatttccaccttttgcacaacagcatgtgaaatgtattgtcaatcagtgttgcttcctaagtggatagtttgatttcacagaagtgtgattgacttggagttacattgtgttgtttaagtgtatatatatatatatatatactgcgcaaaaaaataaagggaacacttaaacaacacaatgtaactccaagtcaatcacacttctgtgaaatcaaatcacacttctgtgaaatcaaaaatcatatatatatatatatatatatatataatggttGCGATCTGTTGGCATATAAGATAAATGCGGAATGTTTTTCCAGGTGAGTGCTCGAACAGTCAAACGCCAAATTCCCATCTCAAGCTCCACCCATCCTTCCCCCATCCCACCCTGCAGCTCAATATGAGGAAGTTGTTCCTATTGTTTAGCCTGTTCCTCAAAACTGCTGTTTTCTCCTCCGTAGACTCTGTAGCAGCTGAGATCTCTGTGTACCCTCTGGGTGATGAGGAGAGTTGTGCCTTCAGCAGTCTCAGTATGACGAGGCAGTGTGACCAGGAGCAGGGCCCTGAGTCCCAGCCCGACCACGAGCCCCCTTACCTGTCCTGCCGCGGCTGTGGTCTGGACCTAGTGGGACCCTACTGTCACCGTTGCTGCAAGGGAGAAAGGGGGGAATTCAGAGGCTTTCGCTCCGGTTCGCGATCACAAGCGGACGATAGCGAGGAAGGGGACGGAGGCGGGATGGACGGCGCTGATGGAACGGACGATAACTCCATAATGGGTGACGACGGTCCCAACTCCAAGCGCCACTCCTGCCAGTTGTGTGGGTTCTCCTCACGCTATGCCAATCACGTCAAGAGGCACATGAAGACTCACAACGGGGAGAAGCCGTACCGCTGTCCCCTGTGTACCTACGCCTCAGCCCAGCTGGTCAACCTGAAGAGACACCTGAGGATTCACACTGGGGAGAAACCATACAGCTGTGACCGCTGCTCCTTCGCCTGCAGTTCCCTGGGCAACCTGAAGAGGCATCAGAGGATGCATGTGGTGGGACAGGAAGCAGTCAGACCTGCTAGTCGACCTCCTATTGGTCCCTCTGCAGGTGGGTATGGTCTGAAGAGGCCCCGGGAGGAGGAGCCTAGTGCTCCAGCTGAAGGTAATGTCAAGGCTTTCCATGTCATTGATAAACATGAACTAAAGATTCAGGCCTGGACAATTCCTCAAGTTAGACCATTCGGAATAGTTTTAAAGATGAGTTCATGTATATTTTCCTTAACTTATTGTctgtgtttttatatattttaggcaataattatatatatttttagttaAACTTGCTTGTTTCTCATGTCTGATCTCATTCCAGAAGCCCTAAGGCCTGACCTGAACCTCCATGTAGGAGGCCATAACAGAGACTACCTGCCATGCTCTGATGGACTGAAGGTACCACCAGAACTCCCTGAGCACCAGCCCTCAAGACTTCTGGAGGCGCCTGACTGTGGACCTGGGGCTGAGTCCGGGGGTAGGGTTGGGGCTGTGGTGGGAGCGAAGTCCGAGGACAGAGATtcgctccctcctctccccttcctcttcaccTGTCGTCTCTGTGGTATCCCCATGGAGGACGAGGACGGCTCCACCACCCAGATCTGTGCCAAGTGCACCCTGGACATGCTGAACAAGGACTCATCTGGTCCCAACAGCCCCGGGGAGCGTGGggataaggtctacacctgcagCGCCTGTCCCTTCCTCACCCACTACCCCAACCACCTGGCGCGACACATGAAGACGCACAGCGGAGAGAAGCCGTACAAGTGCCCTCAGTGTGACTACGCCTCCGCCCACTTCGACAACCTGAAACGCCACCACCGCGTGCACACGGGCGAGAAGCCGTACAAGTGCCACCTGTGTGACTACGCCTGTGGGAACCTGGCTAACTTAAAACGCCACCAGCGGGTCCACTCAGGCGCCAAGCCGTTCCAGTGCGCAGTGTGTAGCTACAGCTGTAACCAGAGTATGAATCTGAAGAGACACATGCTGAGACACacgggagagaagccttataagTGCCAGCAATGTGGATACACCACGGGACACTGGGACAACTACAAACGACACCAAAAGAAACATGGCCTCGCCACCGACGGATGGGTCAAAGTTCAGATGCCAGGTGCccatgaggaagaggaggaggaggaggaagagagggaggtgggacAGCCACAGAGTAAAGAAGGAGAGTTGGTGATGCAGTATATGTCCAGATAAGGAGAGGAAGAGCTGGGACATACAGTATATGTCCAGATGAGGAAGAGCTGGGACATACAGTATATGTCCAGATGAGGAAGAGCTGGGACATACATTAACATGTAAATAAAAGATCAATCCTagattgttttgttatttttgtcaaAGATCTTCAGCGGCTGCTATGTAGAATCATGCTAAATCTAAAATGATTGTGATTATTCTGCCTTTGGACACAGAGTTGGACGGAGGGAGCTATTTAGATTGTTGTTGCCTGACAAATGGACTGGGGGGGGAATGTTCTACTTTAACGTTCCCCTAAAGCCCAAAATGCTGCCTGCTTTGTCCACCATATGCTGTTTCCTTACACACACCAACTGTGCCCTACAGCTCCTCCAAACATCACTGCACACTATGACTTACAACCACTAATTGACCTCTTCTTACAGATGTAGGACCTTCATTTGAACCAGTTTTGCTACAGCAGGAGAATAATCCTGctgcaacaggaaatgtggattataattcatggacatttttgtaggggttggatacatttttcttcagggcaaatcaagtcaaatttcaaagtggaaagtCAAATTTAGaagctttaaaaaataaaaactcatACACTACAAGCAAGCTTGGAAAATTGTCAGCAACAAAagtaatcaaattaagatcctacatctgtatcagTTTAGTCTACTATTCCAACCTCTCTACTGTCCACTTCACCTTCCATAGctcctccctgctctcctccTCAACCCCTTAATCCTTATATCTCCATGACAACCTGGGGCGTGTTCAGCAGGGCACAGCGTTTTGGAACATTTCTATGTAGAACAATTTAATGTCTGCCCTATTCATGGTATTTCTATCTGCTACGTTCCAAAACATCTGGCTACTGAACTTGGCGTCGTTGAGAAAGGCCCTCGGACGGAGAGTGTATGGatttagcctgatcccagatctgttcctgCTCTCTTGCTGATCAACTGCTGTCAATGACCATAGGTGTTGGCAAgactgcacaaacagatctgggaccagaggtGTATACTATAAAGCAGGATCAGAGTTAGCCAGAGAACTTTGATAAACAGCCAGAAATATAAActtagatacactacatgaccaaaagtatgtggacacctgctcgtcgaacatctcattcccaaatcatggtcattaatatggagttggtcccccccctttactgctgtaacagcctccactcttctgggaaggctttccactagatgttggaacattgctgcggggacttgcttccattcagtcacaagagcattagtgaggtcgggaactgatgttgggcgattaggcctggctcgcagtcgacgtaccaattcatcccaaaagtgttcgatagggttgaggtcagggctctgtgcaggccagtcaagttcttccacaccgatctcaacaaactatttctgtatggaccttgctttgtgcacggggacattgtcatgctgaaacaggaaagggccttccccaaactgtcacaaagttggaagcacagaatcgtctagaatgtcattgtatgctgtagcattaagatttcccttccctggaactaaggggcccgaaccatgaaaaacagccccagaccattattcctcctccaccaaactttacagttggcactatgcattggggcaggtagcgttctcctggcatccgccaaacccagatttgtccgttggactgccagttgataagcgtgattcatcactccagagaacgcatttccgcTGCTCCTGAGTCCACTCCTGAcgaagcttggcattgcgcatagtgatcttaggcttgtgtgcggctgctctgccatggaaacccatttcatgaagctcccaacaaaacagttattgtgctaacgttgcttccagaggcagtttggaacttggtagtgagtgttgcaaccgaggacagatgctTTTTAAGCGcctcagcactcggtggtcctgttctgtgagcttgtttggTCTACTACTTTGTGGCTGAGCTGTTGCTGATCCAAGACATTTCtggttcacaataacagcacttacagttgaccgggggcagctctagcagggcagaaatttgatgaactgacttgttagaaaggtagcatcctatgacggtgccacgttgaaagtcactgagctcttcagtaaggtcattctactgccactgtttgtctatggagattgcatggctgtgtgcttgattttatacaactgtcagcaacagtgtggctgaaataatatccgaatccactcatttgaaggagtgtccacatactttgtgtgtgtgtatatataattatttttGGGGTTGTTGAGTCAGAGTAGACCATTCCCATTTCAAGTTGAActttccccccaaa
This portion of the Salvelinus fontinalis isolate EN_2023a chromosome 27, ASM2944872v1, whole genome shotgun sequence genome encodes:
- the znf513a gene encoding zinc finger protein 513a isoform X3 encodes the protein MPRKKQQNPQSVKLDSEDGVVTIGAPGILTLEADFLLGHDLEFCDSDHDKILGLDDKYSDSVAAEISVYPLGDEESCAFSSLSMTRQCDQEQGPESQPDHEPPYLSCRGCGLDLVGPYCHRCCKGERGEFRGFRSGSRSQADDSEEGDGGGMDGADGTDDNSIMGDDGPNSKRHSCQLCGFSSRYANHVKRHMKTHNGEKPYRCPLCTYASAQLVNLKRHLRIHTGEKPYSCDRCSFACSSLGNLKRHQRMHVVGQEAVRPASRPPIGPSAGGYGLKRPREEEPSAPAEEALRPDLNLHVGGHNRDYLPCSDGLKVPPELPEHQPSRLLEAPDCGPGAESGGRVGAVVGAKSEDRDSLPPLPFLFTCRLCGIPMEDEDGSTTQICAKCTLDMLNKDSSGPNSPGERGDKVYTCSACPFLTHYPNHLARHMKTHSGEKPYKCPQCDYASAHFDNLKRHHRVHTGEKPYKCHLCDYACGNLANLKRHQRVHSGAKPFQCAVCSYSCNQSMNLKRHMLRHTGEKPYKCQQCGYTTGHWDNYKRHQKKHGLATDGWVKVQMPGAHEEEEEEEEEREVGQPQSKEGELVMQYMSR
- the znf513a gene encoding zinc finger protein 513a isoform X1, encoding MIFRTTGEAQFPGKQHELIVPEVFQKRWQKREADRKMPRKKQQNPQSVKLDSEDGVVTIGAPGILTLEADFLLGHDLEFCDSDHDKILGLDDKYSDSVAAEISVYPLGDEESCAFSSLSMTRQCDQEQGPESQPDHEPPYLSCRGCGLDLVGPYCHRCCKGERGEFRGFRSGSRSQADDSEEGDGGGMDGADGTDDNSIMGDDGPNSKRHSCQLCGFSSRYANHVKRHMKTHNGEKPYRCPLCTYASAQLVNLKRHLRIHTGEKPYSCDRCSFACSSLGNLKRHQRMHVVGQEAVRPASRPPIGPSAGGYGLKRPREEEPSAPAEEALRPDLNLHVGGHNRDYLPCSDGLKVPPELPEHQPSRLLEAPDCGPGAESGGRVGAVVGAKSEDRDSLPPLPFLFTCRLCGIPMEDEDGSTTQICAKCTLDMLNKDSSGPNSPGERGDKVYTCSACPFLTHYPNHLARHMKTHSGEKPYKCPQCDYASAHFDNLKRHHRVHTGEKPYKCHLCDYACGNLANLKRHQRVHSGAKPFQCAVCSYSCNQSMNLKRHMLRHTGEKPYKCQQCGYTTGHWDNYKRHQKKHGLATDGWVKVQMPGAHEEEEEEEEEREVGQPQSKEGELVMQYMSR
- the znf513a gene encoding zinc finger protein 513a isoform X2, giving the protein MIFRTTGEAQFPGKQHELIVPEVFQKRWQKREADRKMPRKKQQNPQSVKLDSEDGVVTIGAPGILTLEADFLLGHDLEFCDSDHDKILGLDDKYSDSVAAEISVYPLGDEESCAFSSLSMTRQCDQEQGPESQPDHEPPYLSCRGCGLDLVGPYCHRCCKGERGEFRGFRSGSRSQADDSEEGDGGGMDGADGTDDNSIMGDDGPNSKRHSCQLCGFSSRYANHVKRHMKTHNGEKPYRCPLCTYASAQLVNLKRHLRIHTGEKPYSCDRCSFACSSLGNLKRHQRMHVVGQEAVRPASRPPIGPSAEALRPDLNLHVGGHNRDYLPCSDGLKVPPELPEHQPSRLLEAPDCGPGAESGGRVGAVVGAKSEDRDSLPPLPFLFTCRLCGIPMEDEDGSTTQICAKCTLDMLNKDSSGPNSPGERGDKVYTCSACPFLTHYPNHLARHMKTHSGEKPYKCPQCDYASAHFDNLKRHHRVHTGEKPYKCHLCDYACGNLANLKRHQRVHSGAKPFQCAVCSYSCNQSMNLKRHMLRHTGEKPYKCQQCGYTTGHWDNYKRHQKKHGLATDGWVKVQMPGAHEEEEEEEEEREVGQPQSKEGELVMQYMSR